The DNA region CGAACTCCTCGATCCTGGACGCCAGCCCCTCCGGCTCGCCCGCGTCCGCCCAGCGCCACGCCTCCGCCCACCACTGCGGCCCGCGCACCAGCGGACGGCCCGCCAGCGCCAGGTACAGCGCCAGCGTGGAGCGGGCGTACTCGTGCACCCAGCCGTCACAGCCCCGGTAGTCCGCCGTCTCGTCCAGCCGCAGCCAGCGGCCCTCCTGCCCGGCGGCCAGTATCGGCACCCAGCCGCGCTGCCGGTCGGCGACCAGCAGGAGCAGCCGCCCGTCCTCCTCGCGCACCCGGTGGAGCGGCAGTTGGGGCATCCGGGCGAGCGACAGCGAGCGCTTCCAGCCCACCACCCACAGCCCGCGGCGCAGGTAGTAGCGGACGGCCGACTGCCAGGTCCAGTGCGCCTCCAGCCGGAAGCCCGGCAGGCCCTCGGCGGTGGCCGCCGCGTACACCTCGTCCAGCGCGGCGGCCGCCAGCCCCTGGCCACGCGACCGCGGCCGCACGTACAGGGAGGACACGGCGAGCTGGCTCGGGCCCCTGGTCCAGTTGTCCACCGCGACCGTCCCGGCGACCGCACCCCGGTCGTCCCGGATCCAGTACCGGCGCCGGTACAGCTCCCCGCCGGGCCACTCCCGGCCGCTCTCCCCCAGCCGCTCCCGCCAGTCCCGCTCGGCCTGCGGCGCCAGCGCGTCCGGGTCCACCGGCTCGCCCAGCTCGCCCTCCACCAGGGACGCCAAGTCCCAGCGGGCGAACCGTCGCTCCTCAGCCTCGACGGCCGCCCGCAACCGCACCCCCGCCGCCAACCGGTCCTGCGCCCGCTCGACCGCCGCATCCCACGACCTCACCACGGGGGCCACCCTAGCGGCCCTCCGGGCACGACCGGTAATCCACCGGGCACCGAACGTCAGCCCCACCACCCCAGGTCGGCCGCGACCTTCGCCTGCGCTGCGGCGACCTCCTCGGCGGTGGAGGCGGTGGAACCCCGCGGCTCGGGATCCACGTCGCACTCCGGCCGGGTCGACAGGTCGGCCGGCGCCTGCGCGCCCAGTCCGCCCGCCCTCCCCAAGTCCGTCACCCGGCCGCCCCCGAGCGTCCGAGGACCCTCCGGGTCGCGAGGGCCGCGGCCCTGCGGGGGCGGGCGAGGGCGACGGCGGCGATCACCAGGATGCCGCCGGCCAGGGCGTTCCAGCCGACCGGTTCGGCGAGCAGGGCCGCGCCGAGCGCGGTGGACCACAGGGGCATGACGTAGGTGACGGCGGAGGCGACGGCGGTGCCGGCCGTACGGACCAGGCCGAGGTTGAGCAGGTAGGCCAGGCCCGTGCCGAGCGCGCCGAGCAGCAGCAGGGCGGCGGCGGCCGGGCCGCCCGGCCAGTGCGGGAGGCCCGCGGCGGCCGGGGCGATCAGGGCCAACTCGGCGGTGGCGCAGGTGATCTGGAGGGTGGAGAGGGTGGTGACGGTCTCCGGGCGGCCGGACAGGAAGCGGCGCAGGTAGGCGAAGCCCGCGCCGTAGCAGCAGGCGGCGGCCAGGCAGGCGAGGGCGCCGACGGTCTCGCCGGAGCCGAGGCCGTGCCAGACCCCGAGCACGGTGAGCACGCCGACGAAGCCGAGCCCGAGGCCGGCGAGCCGGCGGGCGCCCGGGCGGCGCTCCTCGGGGACGCTCAGCACCGCGAACAGCAGGGTGAACAGCGGGGTGGTCGCGTTCATCACCCCGGCGAGCACCGAGCTGACCCTGGTCTCGCCGAACGAGAACAGGGTGAACGGCACGGTGTTGAGCAGCACCGCGACCACCGCCGAGTGCCCCCACAGCACCCGGTCGCGCGGGGCCCGCTCGCCGCGCAGCAGCAGCACCGTCCACAGCGTGGCGGCGCCCAGCGCGCTGCGCGACAGCGCCACCCACAGCGGCGGCACGCCCGCCTCGACCGCCACCTTGATCAGGGCGAAGCTGGCGCCCCAGATCGCCGACAGTGCCACGAAGCCCGGCAACCAGCGCCGCACCCCGACCACCTCCCCGTCCGTTCCCACTTCCGTGTGCTGGACAGAGCGTGGCCCGGCGGCGGAACATGAGTCCAACAAGTGGCAGTGCCGGAAGGATGAGCAACTCTCATGGCCTCGGAGGTCAACCTGGCCCAGCTCCGGGCGCTGGTCGCGGTCGCCGACACCGGCGGCTTCGGCGCGGCCGCCGACGAGCTGGGCATCAGTCAGTCCGCCGTGTCGCACGCCGTGGCCGCGCTGGAGCGCTCGCTCGGCGCCCCCGTGCTGCGGCGCCGCACCCCGTGCCGGCCCACCCCGCTCGGCGAGCAGGTGCTGCCGCACGCCCGCACCGCCGTCGCCTCCGCCGCCGCCGTGCGCGCCATCGCCACCCGGCACTCCGGCGGCCTCACCGGCACCGTACGGCTGGCGGCCCCGACCACCGTCTGCCAGGCGCTGCTGCCCGGGCTGCTGCGGGACTGGGAGGCGGCGTACCCGCAGCTCACCGTACGGGTCTTCGAGGGCGAGGACGCCGAGCTGCCCACCTGGCTGGAGGCCGGCACGGTGGACGCCGCCGTCCTGGTCGACGCCGGGTCGCCACCGCCCGGGGCGGTCACGCTCGGCGCCGACTCGATGCACGCGCTGCTGCGCCGCGACCACCCGCTGGCCGGTCAGGAGTCCATCCACGTCGCCGAGTTGGAGGACGACGACTTCCTGCTCTCGGAGGGCGGCTGCGAACGCCACATCCGCGAGGCCTACCGCCGGGCCCGCACCCGCTTCGCGCCGCGCCACCGCATCCGCGACCTCAACACCCTGATCGGCATGGTGCACGCGGGCGTCGGCGTCTCGGTGATGCCGGCGCTGGCGCTGACCATGCTGCCGCCCGACTGCGTCCTCGTCCCGATCCGGCCCGCCGTGCACCGGACCCTGACCCTCACCGGGCCGACCGGCCGCCCCTGGTCCCCGGCGGTCACCGGCCTGCTCGCCGGGGCGGCGGTGACCGTCCCGGCCTGAGCGGCGCTTTTCGGCGCCACGGGCGGGGCCGGTGGAGCTTTTCGTCGTTCCGGGCGGGCGCTACTGGCGGAGGAGGCCGTCCGGACCGAGGGTGGCGACGTCCCGACCGCCCTATCCCGGAGCACTCCCATGCCCGTCCACCCGCACCGCCGACTCGCGCTCTGCGCACTGCTCACCGCCGAGGCGATGAACCTGCTGGACGCGACCGTCGTCCAGGTCGCCGCACCGCTGATGCGCGCGGACCTGGGCGGCCCGGTGGCCGCCGTGCCCTGGCTGACCTCCGCCTACACCCTGCCGTTCGCCGTCCTGCTGCTCACCGGCGGCCGGCTCGGCGACCGGTTCGGACGGCGCCGGGTGTTCCGGACCGGCGTCACCGTCTTCCTGCTCGCCTCCCTGGCCTGCGCCTGCGCCCCCACCCTCGGTGCGCTGCTCGCCCTCCGGGCCGTCCAGGGCGGCGCGGCCGCCGCGATCGTGCCGCAGACCATCGGCCTGATCAGGGCCATGTACCGGGGCGAGGAGACGGCCCGGGCGCTCGGCGCGATCGGACCGGTGATGGGGCTCGCGGCGGTGACCGGGCCGGTGCTCGGCGGGCTGCTCACCCACGCCGACCTGTTCGGCTCCTCCTGGCGCGCCGTCTTCCTGGTCAACCTGCCGCTCTCGCTCGCCGTCCTGGCACTCGCCCCGCTGCTCGCCGAGGACCGCGCCCCGCGCCGCCCCGGCCTCGACCCGGTCGGCGGCGCGCTCGCCGCGTCGGCGACCGGGCTGCTGGTGCTGCCGCTGCTGGACGGGGCGCCCTGGCCGCTGACGGCCGCCGGGGCGGCGCTCGCGCTCGCCTTCGTCGGCCACCAGCGGCACGGCGCCCGGCGCGGCGCGGACACCCTGGTGGAGCCGAGCCTGTTCCGCTCGGTGCGCTTCCCAGCCGCCCTGCTCGCCCTGGCGCTGGCCTTCGCGGTCACCACCGGGCTCACCGTGGTCGTCGTGCTGCAACTCCAACTCGCCGCCGGAGCCGATGCGTTGGCCTGCGGACTGACCCTGCTGCCGATGTCGGCGGGGCTCGCGGCCGGCTCGCTGTGGGCGGGCGGTTCGCTGGTCCGGCGGTACGGGGCGCGGGTGATGCCCGCCGGGCTGGCCGTGCTGACGGTGGGACTGCTGGCCACCGTCGCCGCCTACCGCACCGGCGAACGGCCGGGGTCGCTGCCGTACGCGCTCGCGGTGGTCGGCCTCGGGCAAGGCCTGTTCACCCCGGCCTTCTTCACCACCGCCCTGCGACCGCTGCGGCCCCAGGAGACCGGCTCGGCGGCGGGCCTGCTCAACGCCGTCCAACAGCTCGGCGCCACCGTGGGCGTGGCCCTGCTCGGGCGCGTCTACCTGGCCGTCCCCGACGCCGCCGGGGCGCAGCGGGCCTGCTGGGCTGCGGCGGCGGCACTCGCGGCCGTCGCGGCGGCAGCACGGTGGATGACCACGCCCGGACCGGCCGGGGCGGCAGAATCGGACGACCGCACCGCCGACCACCGGGAAGCCACGCATGCTTGATGAGCTCGACCGTGCCCTCGTCCACGCCCTGCGGGTGGACGGGCGCGCGCCGTTCAGCCGGATCGCGGCGGTGCTCGACGTCTCGCCGCAGACCGTCGCCCGCCGCTACCGGCGGCTGCGGTCCGAGGCCGGGCTCCGGGTGGTCGGGCTGGCCGACCCGCACCGGGCCGGACGGGCCCAGTGGCTGGTGCGGCTGACCGCCGGGCCGCACACGGCGCAACGGCTCGCCCGGGCACTGGTCCGACGCGAGGACACCGCCTGGGTGAAGCTCACCTCCGGCGGCACCGAGATCACCACGATCGTGGCGACCGACCCCGGCCCGGACGGCCACAGCCTGCTGCTGCGCGACATCCCGCGCACCGCCGCCGTCACCGCCGTCTCCGCCCACTGCCTGCTGCACACCTACCGGGGCGGCCCGACCGCCTGGCCGGTGAGCACCGAGGCGCTCACCGAGGAGCAGCAGGCCGGACTCCGGGTTCCCGAGGGGCCTGAGCCGGTGGGGCGTCCGCACGGTCTGGACACCGCCGACCTGGCGCTGCTCGGCGCGCTGCACGTCGACGGCCGCACGCCGCTCGGCGAGCTGGCCGCGGCCACCGGACGCACCCCGGCCACCGTCGCCCGCCGACTCGCCGAACTGCGCGCCGACGGAACGGTCTTCCTCGACGTGGAGCTGGACCCGCGACTGCTGGGGGCCGGCCTGCAGGCGCTGCTCTGGCTGAGCGTCACCCCCGCCCACGTCGACCGGGTGGGCCGCGCCCTGGCCACCCACCGCGAGCTCGCCTTCGTCGCCGCCACGACCGGCCCCAGCAGCCTGGTGGCCCTCGCCCTGTGCACCGAGCCGGCCGACCTGCACCGCTACCTGACCCGACGGCTGGGGGAGGTCCCGGGGATCACGGCCCTGGAGTCGGCGCCGGTCCTGCGGACGCTCAAGGCGGCGGGGCCCGTCCCGGCGGGCGCCGGTCGCGTGGATTCGCTCCCTGACAGATGACGGACAACACCTGCCACGGTAGTTCGTGCGCATCGTGACCGAGGCTGAACGCACCACTGCCGGGATCCCCGCCCCGCCCCCTCAGCCGGACGTGAACCGCGCCCGCAGCTCGGCCAGCACCTGCGCCGCCTCGCGCAGGGGCCAGCAGCTCGCGCAGTTCGGCCGTCGCCTCGGCGAGGCGCCGCTGCCGGGCGGCGGCGTCGGCGGTGTACTGGCGGGAGGTCGCGGCCCGGCGGGCGGAGCCCAGCTCGACGGCGGTGCGCCGGTACGCGCCGACGGCCGCCTCGAAGCGCGCGGCGGTCCCCCGCGGAGGGCTCGGGCAGTGCCTCGACCAGGTCGTGGTGAGGGCGGCGTAGGCGCGCGACTGCAGGACGATCAGGTAGTCGTCGTCGAAGCCGTCCGGGTCCTGGTCCCACAGCTTGAGCACCCGGGCGAAGACCACCCAAGAGTTCAGATCACGGGCGCCCGACACCGGTTTCCCCAGCCCAGCACCGCCCGGACCGAGGGTGCGACCGGTGGCATCTTGCTGCCTGACAGTTTTCTGACACCGCGCACGCCACCACCTCCGCTGACGATCGGTCAGGCTGGTTCCCGTGCACGCCATTCGCTTCCACCTGCGCGCCCCGTACCGTCCCGACGGCCCCCCGACGGCCCCTCCCCCGCCCTCCCCGGAGGCCGTCCGGGACGGACTGGCACGCGGGCTGCCGGTACCGGCCCGGATCGAGCACGCCCGGATCCTGACCGGCCCGGGCGCGGTCGACGGGGTCGCCTTCGTCCTCGCCGACGACCTGCTC from Kitasatospora cathayae includes:
- a CDS encoding GNAT family N-acetyltransferase translates to MVRSWDAAVERAQDRLAAGVRLRAAVEAEERRFARWDLASLVEGELGEPVDPDALAPQAERDWRERLGESGREWPGGELYRRRYWIRDDRGAVAGTVAVDNWTRGPSQLAVSSLYVRPRSRGQGLAAAALDEVYAAATAEGLPGFRLEAHWTWQSAVRYYLRRGLWVVGWKRSLSLARMPQLPLHRVREEDGRLLLLVADRQRGWVPILAAGQEGRWLRLDETADYRGCDGWVHEYARSTLALYLALAGRPLVRGPQWWAEAWRWADAGEPEGLASRIEEFERAARASGRTVVSPYRPVVLPESTPLVSPRLADSGDD
- a CDS encoding DMT family transporter, encoding MGTDGEVVGVRRWLPGFVALSAIWGASFALIKVAVEAGVPPLWVALSRSALGAATLWTVLLLRGERAPRDRVLWGHSAVVAVLLNTVPFTLFSFGETRVSSVLAGVMNATTPLFTLLFAVLSVPEERRPGARRLAGLGLGFVGVLTVLGVWHGLGSGETVGALACLAAACCYGAGFAYLRRFLSGRPETVTTLSTLQITCATAELALIAPAAAGLPHWPGGPAAAALLLLGALGTGLAYLLNLGLVRTAGTAVASAVTYVMPLWSTALGAALLAEPVGWNALAGGILVIAAVALARPRRAAALATRRVLGRSGAAG
- a CDS encoding LysR family transcriptional regulator, whose product is MASEVNLAQLRALVAVADTGGFGAAADELGISQSAVSHAVAALERSLGAPVLRRRTPCRPTPLGEQVLPHARTAVASAAAVRAIATRHSGGLTGTVRLAAPTTVCQALLPGLLRDWEAAYPQLTVRVFEGEDAELPTWLEAGTVDAAVLVDAGSPPPGAVTLGADSMHALLRRDHPLAGQESIHVAELEDDDFLLSEGGCERHIREAYRRARTRFAPRHRIRDLNTLIGMVHAGVGVSVMPALALTMLPPDCVLVPIRPAVHRTLTLTGPTGRPWSPAVTGLLAGAAVTVPA
- a CDS encoding MFS transporter, which codes for MPVHPHRRLALCALLTAEAMNLLDATVVQVAAPLMRADLGGPVAAVPWLTSAYTLPFAVLLLTGGRLGDRFGRRRVFRTGVTVFLLASLACACAPTLGALLALRAVQGGAAAAIVPQTIGLIRAMYRGEETARALGAIGPVMGLAAVTGPVLGGLLTHADLFGSSWRAVFLVNLPLSLAVLALAPLLAEDRAPRRPGLDPVGGALAASATGLLVLPLLDGAPWPLTAAGAALALAFVGHQRHGARRGADTLVEPSLFRSVRFPAALLALALAFAVTTGLTVVVVLQLQLAAGADALACGLTLLPMSAGLAAGSLWAGGSLVRRYGARVMPAGLAVLTVGLLATVAAYRTGERPGSLPYALAVVGLGQGLFTPAFFTTALRPLRPQETGSAAGLLNAVQQLGATVGVALLGRVYLAVPDAAGAQRACWAAAAALAAVAAAARWMTTPGPAGAAESDDRTADHREATHA
- a CDS encoding Lrp/AsnC family transcriptional regulator encodes the protein MLDELDRALVHALRVDGRAPFSRIAAVLDVSPQTVARRYRRLRSEAGLRVVGLADPHRAGRAQWLVRLTAGPHTAQRLARALVRREDTAWVKLTSGGTEITTIVATDPGPDGHSLLLRDIPRTAAVTAVSAHCLLHTYRGGPTAWPVSTEALTEEQQAGLRVPEGPEPVGRPHGLDTADLALLGALHVDGRTPLGELAAATGRTPATVARRLAELRADGTVFLDVELDPRLLGAGLQALLWLSVTPAHVDRVGRALATHRELAFVAATTGPSSLVALALCTEPADLHRYLTRRLGEVPGITALESAPVLRTLKAAGPVPAGAGRVDSLPDR